Proteins encoded in a region of the Candidatus Zixiibacteriota bacterium genome:
- a CDS encoding serine/threonine-protein kinase encodes MMAIPQLTVEQINTIIPSASAIQEVDRGGQKIVFSGIIDGRKYALKFMAPNPSQAGGQTSEFLDDVASRAQREVETMQQCSTPHLVGMGPIGLSITSIAGEPIIYFSEEFVEGQNLRSCLEDTGVFSVADLVRLATHMAEAIKAIWQFSKIHRDIKPGNIMRRNDNGYFVLLDMGLVFDLQDESLSLSPVGTPLYFSPEQMDFNNRRTIMSFRSDLFSLGTVMYEMATGTHPFTQDAKTTWEVLGNIANVAPQSPSVLRPDFPERLSDIILRLLAKRPALRYRSIELFQRALREVETEGGVQ; translated from the coding sequence ATGATGGCAATTCCCCAACTGACAGTCGAACAGATAAATACTATTATTCCTTCAGCTTCCGCTATTCAAGAAGTCGACCGGGGCGGACAAAAGATCGTTTTTTCGGGTATCATTGATGGCCGGAAGTATGCGCTCAAGTTTATGGCTCCCAACCCATCGCAAGCGGGCGGGCAAACTAGTGAATTCTTGGACGACGTAGCTTCGCGAGCTCAGCGTGAGGTAGAAACCATGCAGCAATGTTCCACGCCTCACTTGGTCGGCATGGGACCAATTGGCCTGAGTATAACATCCATTGCGGGCGAGCCAATCATCTACTTCAGCGAAGAATTTGTGGAGGGACAGAATCTGCGGTCATGCCTTGAAGACACCGGTGTTTTCTCTGTTGCAGATTTGGTCCGCCTCGCCACCCATATGGCAGAAGCAATCAAGGCAATCTGGCAATTCTCCAAGATACATCGAGACATCAAGCCGGGGAACATCATGCGGCGAAATGATAATGGCTACTTTGTCCTACTCGATATGGGACTGGTTTTCGATTTACAGGACGAATCGCTATCACTCTCTCCGGTTGGCACTCCGCTATATTTCTCTCCCGAGCAAATGGACTTCAATAATCGAAGAACCATCATGAGTTTTCGTTCTGATCTCTTTTCGCTCGGAACTGTCATGTATGAGATGGCAACAGGAACCCACCCTTTCACTCAAGACGCGAAGACAACATGGGAAGTCTTGGGTAATATTGCCAATGTAGCACCTCAATCTCCTAGCGTATTGCGACCGGATTTTCCAGAAAGACTCAGCGACATTATCTTGCGGCTTCTCGCCAAACGGCCTGCCTTGCGGTACCGCAGCATCGAGTTGTTCCAAAGAGCGCTTCGGGAAGTCGAAACCGAAGGGGGCGTACAAT
- the hutU gene encoding urocanate hydratase, translating into MGTTATKAALTSTAPSGYTPIRSPRGTQRTCKGWIQEAALRMLCNNLDPDVAEIPEQLIVYGGSGKAARNWDCFHRIVASLKELDNDETLLVQSGKPVGVFTTHEGAPRVLIANSNLVGQWANWEEFRRLDALGLMMYGQMTAGSWIYIGTQGILQGTYETLAAVAQQHFGGTLAGRWVLTGGMGGMGGAQPLAVTFNGGVALVVEVDPSRIDRRLATAYCDRKTESLDEALQWIKEATDARRPQSIGLVGNCADVLPDLLKRGAIPDIVTDQTSAHDELAGYVPNGMTLAATLALRQSNPADYIKRSLAAMAVHCEAIVAMQKAGAIAFDYGNNLRGQAKKAGFADAFAYPGFIPAYIRPLFCEGRGPFRWAALSGDPADIAVTDQVVLREFADNEPLCRWIRLAAERVTFQGLPARICWLGYGERDRFGLIINDLIAKGKISAPVVIGRDHLDCGSVASPYRETEAMKDTSDAVADWPLLNGLLNAVSGAGWVSIHHGGGVGMGLSIHAGMVVVADGTADAAGRLKRVLTNDPGTGIMRHADAGYDAAIEFANKHGMKLPGVSNFEPPGVTR; encoded by the coding sequence AATCTCGATCCCGACGTCGCCGAGATTCCCGAGCAACTGATCGTCTATGGCGGATCGGGCAAGGCCGCGCGCAACTGGGATTGTTTTCATCGTATAGTCGCATCGCTCAAAGAACTCGACAACGATGAGACATTGCTCGTGCAGTCGGGCAAGCCGGTCGGCGTCTTCACGACCCACGAGGGCGCGCCACGCGTGCTGATCGCCAATTCCAATCTCGTCGGGCAGTGGGCCAATTGGGAAGAGTTCCGACGGCTCGACGCGCTTGGGCTGATGATGTATGGCCAGATGACCGCCGGGTCGTGGATTTACATCGGGACGCAGGGAATCCTGCAGGGCACTTACGAAACTCTGGCCGCGGTCGCGCAGCAGCACTTCGGCGGCACACTCGCCGGACGCTGGGTGTTGACCGGCGGCATGGGTGGCATGGGCGGAGCGCAGCCGTTAGCGGTGACATTCAACGGCGGAGTCGCGCTGGTGGTCGAGGTCGATCCATCGCGCATCGACCGCCGTCTGGCGACCGCCTATTGCGACCGCAAGACCGAATCGCTCGATGAAGCATTGCAGTGGATCAAAGAAGCGACCGACGCCCGACGACCGCAGTCCATCGGTTTAGTCGGCAATTGCGCTGATGTGCTGCCCGACCTGCTCAAACGCGGAGCGATTCCCGATATCGTCACCGATCAGACATCGGCGCACGACGAACTCGCCGGATATGTCCCCAACGGCATGACACTCGCTGCCACGCTCGCGTTGCGCCAATCCAATCCCGCCGACTACATCAAGCGCTCGCTGGCGGCAATGGCCGTGCATTGCGAAGCAATTGTCGCGATGCAGAAGGCAGGCGCGATCGCCTTCGACTACGGCAACAATCTGCGCGGTCAGGCGAAGAAAGCGGGCTTCGCCGATGCCTTCGCCTATCCCGGATTCATTCCCGCCTACATTCGTCCGCTGTTCTGCGAAGGACGCGGCCCGTTCCGTTGGGCGGCGCTCTCCGGCGATCCGGCTGACATCGCCGTGACCGACCAAGTCGTCCTGCGCGAGTTCGCCGACAACGAACCATTGTGCCGCTGGATACGCTTGGCCGCCGAGCGCGTGACGTTTCAGGGTCTGCCGGCGCGCATCTGCTGGCTCGGCTACGGCGAACGCGACCGTTTCGGGCTAATCATCAACGACCTGATCGCCAAGGGCAAAATATCCGCGCCGGTCGTGATCGGCCGCGACCATCTCGACTGCGGCTCGGTCGCCTCGCCCTATCGCGAGACCGAAGCGATGAAAGACACCTCCGATGCGGTCGCCGACTGGCCGTTGCTCAACGGCCTGCTCAATGCCGTCTCCGGCGCGGGCTGGGTCTCGATCCATCATGGCGGCGGAGTCGGCATGGGGCTGTCGATCCACGCGGGGATGGTCGTGGTCGCCGACGGCACCGCAGATGCCGCTGGACGTCTCAAGCGCGTCCTCACCAACGATCCCGGCACCGGCATCATGCGCCACGCCGACGCGGGCTACGACGCGGCAATTGAGTTTGCCAACAAGCATGGGATGAAGCTGCCGGGGGTGAGCAACTTCGAACCGCCGGGGGTGACGAGGTGA